One genomic window of Elaeis guineensis isolate ETL-2024a chromosome 2, EG11, whole genome shotgun sequence includes the following:
- the LOC105039812 gene encoding uncharacterized protein At5g41620: MEGEKVAAAAIDGGDDGGLGGSKQELLGSKLRRGISAGKKVGFSTSVPTWVLEPNKNKALPSALGISSTAAVSARKLGASLWEMQDLLPPSKMSRRGGRLRLGNNGEPLDLPDSSEQPSPIRLRSAGSLRRHVVASLIQHQKLIETNNHDLEAVSPASASYSSSVEVLSWNQVITPSSSTNCRGRIGESGYNLKASTELVKVLNRIWSLEEQHASSVSLVKALKVELGHAQSRIQELMQEQQACRHEMDDLMKQVAEDKLIRKNREQERIKAAVQSIKEELENEKKIRRRSESLHRKLGKELNEAKPAFSKALKDLERERKRCGLLEDLCDEFAKGIGNYEQEVRELKQKSTRDNDNRFDWLVLHISEAWLDERLQMKTAEAQGDLAAKNTIIERLSSEIESFLQIRRSNSSKNGIAYHADARKNGSLRRHSLESVHLNGATSAPQDAEDDDSVASDLLCFELNMNVNDSPIHGPIKLHGENETDKSEEKRKSNSTNEKIKYSDHDVSSMQVQFVEQTDGTSLCNGNPVHVDDSSNEIHLPAHTDAESRCTEVNRGKPATTQNSEICQAQDGDQNLKGKLDKQHESDQLTGNLMKNQADFPRGTKFNPHRNIRKSCNHSSLQRHFFPVGGDDSSGDFCSISSPVQQWNYQPVFADLKISEFSSKLPQLAQVNTLKAKLLEARLEGRHARLKSSKGSSNGIYN, from the exons ATGGAAGGAGAAAAGGTGGCAGCAGCAGCAATCGATGGGGGCGATGATGGCGGTCTTGGTGGAAGCAAGCAGGAGCTCCTGGGCTCCAAGCTAAGGAGAGGGATATCAGCCGGGAAAAAGGTTGGCTTCTCCACCTCGGTCCCCACTTGGGTGCTGGAACCCAATAAGAACAAAGCCCTGCCCTCGGCATTGGGAATCTCCTCCACTGCTGCTGTCTCTGCTAGAAAGCTTGGGGCCAGTCTCTGGGAGATGCAGGACCTCCTGCCTCCTTCGAAGATGAGCCGAAGAGGTGGAAGGCTCCGCCTTGGAAACAACGGCGAGCCCCTCGACCTCCCTGATTCCTCGGAACAACCCTCTCCCATTCGA CTTCGGAGCGCCGGCAGTTTAAGGAGACATGTTGTGGCCTCATTGATTCAGCACCAGAAGCTGATTGAAACAAATAATCATGATCTAGAAGCTGTGTCCCCTGCAAGTGCAAGTTATAGTAGCTCAGTGGAG GTGCTCTCATGGAACCAGGTCATCACTCCTAGCAGTTCCACAAATTGCAGAGGAAGGATTGGAGAGTCAGGATATAACCTTAAGGCATCGACAGAATTAGTGAAAGTATTGAATCGAATCTGGAGCCTGGAAGAACAGCACGCATCTAGTGTATCATTGGTCAAAGCACTGAAGGTGGAGCTGGGTCATGCACAATCACGTATTCAGGAACTGATGCAAGAACAGCAAGCTTGTCGCCATGAAATGGATGATCTGATGAAGCAAGTTGCAGAGGACAAACTAATTAGAAAGAACAGGGAACAAGAAAGGATTAAAGCAGCAGTCCAGTCCATAAAGGAAGAGCTTGAAAATGAGAAGAAGATAAGAAGACGCTCGGAGAGTCTACACCGCAAATTGGGTAAAGAACTAAATGAAGCAAAGCCAGCATTTTCTAAAGCTCTGAAAGATctcgaaagagaaagaaaaagatgtggTTTGCTTGAGGACCTCTGCGATGAGTTTGCAAAGGGAATAGGAAATTATGAACAAGAGGTACGAGAATTGAAACAAAAATCAACACGAGACAATGATAACAGATTTGACTGGTTGGTACTTCATATTTCCGAAGCATGGCTGGATGAGCGGTTGCAGATGAAGACTGCAGAAGCACAGGGGGATCTGGCAGCAAAAAACACAATAATTGAGAGGCTGAGTAGCGAAATAGAATCTTTTCTTCAGATCAGAAGATCCAATAGTTCGAAGAATGGTATAGCGTATCATGCAGATGCCAGGAAAAATGGTAGTTTGCGGCGCCATTCCCTAGAATCTGTCCACTTAAATGGAGCCACCAGTGCACCTCAAGATGCTGAAGATGATGATTCTGTGGCCAGTGACTTGCTGTGCTTTGAGCTGAACATGAATGTAAACGACAGCCCAATTCATGGCCCAATTAAATTGCATGGTGAAAATGAAACAGATAAATCAGAAGAAAAAAGGAAATCTAATTCTACAAATGAGAAGATAAAATATTCTGATCATGATGTATCCAGTATGCAAGTACAATTTGTGGAACAGACTGATGGGACCAGTTTATGTAATGGAAACCCAGTGCATGTTGATGATAGCTCAAATGAGATTCACTTGCCTGCTCATACTGATGCTGAATCCAGATGCACGGAAGTGAATCGAGGCAAACCTGCTACAACCCAGAATTCTGAAATCTGTCAAgctcaagatggtgatcaaaacTTAAAGGGGAAGTTGGACAAACAGCATGAATCTGATCAGCTAACTGGTAACTTAATGAAAAACCAAGCGGATTTTCCTAGAGGCACAAAGTTTAATCCTCATAGGAATATCAGGAAGTCTTGCAATCACTCTTCATTGCAACGTCATTTTTTTCCAGTAGGTGGGGATGATTCCTCAGGTGATTTCTGCAGTATATCTAGTCCAGTGCAGCAGTGGAATTATCAACCGGTATTTGCTGACCTCAAAATATCAGAGTTTTCGTCCAAACTACCACAGTTGGCTCAAGTGAACACATTGAAGGCAAAACTACTTGAAGCAAGATTGGAGGGAAGGCACGCTCGCCTCAAATCTTCAAAAGGATCCTCAAATGGAATATATAACTAA
- the LOC105039820 gene encoding F-box/kelch-repeat protein At3g61590 has protein sequence MEGETSWESLSISHFGNEVADIEPVSEGCDEGEELTVSLDSILPDDILERILSFLPIASIIRAASVCKRWYDIIHSKRFLWANKLPQKPWYYMFTHSESPAGYAYDPILRKWYGFDLPCIEKSNWFVSSSCGLVCSMDNDSRSRIFVFNPITKDWKMLLEPPGAKFPDYSTLAISVDRKSHDYTVVMAKSKQVPGDFLQWDLCIHIYESGSRSWITPIKEVLTGWRGGDESVICDGVLYCLIHSTGVLGTADLRHGLIMYDLSAQSSHTSLMRTFVPVPCSLTCGRLMNLKERLVMVGGIAKYDRPDIIKGIGIWELHKNVWQEVARMPHRFFQGFGEFDDVFASSGTDDLIYIQSYGATALLVFDMSQKQWKWSVKCPVTKRFPLQLFTGFCFEPRLEVAS, from the coding sequence ATGGAGGGTGAGACATCATGGGAGTCTCTTTCTATTAGCCACTTTGGAAATGAGGTTGCTGACATTGAACCAGTTTCTGAGGGCtgtgatgaaggtgaagaattaACAGTTTCCTTAGATAGCATTCTTCCAGATGATATCTTAGAAAGAATCCTGTCCTTTTTGCCGATTGCAAGCATCATCAGGGCTGCATCTGTATGCAAAAGATGGTATGATATCATCCACTCAAAGAGGTTTCTATGGGCCAACAAGTTGCCTCAGAAGCCATGGTACTACATGTTTACCCATAGTGAGTCTCCGGCTGGTTATGCTTATGACCCAATACTTCGGAAGTGGTATGGCTTCGATCTTCCTTGCATCGAGAAAAGTAACTGGTTTGTCTCTTCGTCATGCGGATTAGTTTGCTCCATGGACAATGACAGTAGGAGCCGCATTTTTGTTTTCAACCCAATCACGAAAGACTGGAAGATGCTATTGGAACCTCCTGGTGCAAAATTTCCAGATTATAGTACCCTTGCTATATCTGTGGACAGGAAGTCTCATGATTATACTGTTGTCATGGCAAAATCGAAGCAGGTGCCTGGTGATTTCCTTCAATGGGACCTCTGCATCCACATATATGAGTCTGGGAGTAGATCATGGATCACACCCATCAAAGAAGTTTTGACAGGATGGAGGGGAGGTGATGAGAGTGTGATTTGCGATGGAGTTTTGTACTGTTTGATTCACTCTACTGGTGTTTTAGGGACTGCTGACCTTCGCCATGGTCTGATCATGTATGATCTTTCTGCCCAATCTTCTCACACTTCTCTGATGCGCACCTTTGTACCAGTTCCTTGCTCCCTCACCTGTGGCCGGCTGATGAACCTCAAAGAGAGGCTGGTCATGGTCGGTGGGATAGCAAAATATGACAGGCCGGACATCATCAAGGGAATAGGCATCTGGGAGCTTCATAAGAATGTGTGGCAAGAGGTTGCCCGAATGCCGCACAGATTTTTCCAAGGATTTGGTGAGTTTGATGATGTTTTTGCAAGCAGTGGCACTGATGATCTCATATATATACAAAGCTATGGAGCTACTGCTTTGCTTGTTTTTGACATGAGCCAGAAGCAGTGGAAATGGTCGGTCAAGTGCCCTGTGACAAAAAGATTTCCTCTTCAGCTTTTCACTGGTTTCTGCTTTGAACCaaggcttgaagtggcctcctgA